In Elaeis guineensis isolate ETL-2024a chromosome 1, EG11, whole genome shotgun sequence, a genomic segment contains:
- the LOC105038060 gene encoding LOW QUALITY PROTEIN: F-box only protein 6 (The sequence of the model RefSeq protein was modified relative to this genomic sequence to represent the inferred CDS: deleted 2 bases in 1 codon), with protein sequence MEQSSKSDAYPMEMEQSSKSDQDPAPFFPWDLLPLDIQESILSHLPVSTLARCQYVSRSWRSSIRSPTFLSSLRRHPDDLYLLPFADHDSPAAYQPSRDRWFRVGLPPSFFFPLASDGGLLVALDDHRRLAVYNLFSGATLVLLPAMESVDYPYVLALIDEFRSAHNKIVAVSSSDPIYSQVFDSRSGRWELKGQFPGKFSYLGNAVFLDGLLFVLSHEPDHLLTFDPIGGDWNLVDVAMPRVVCSHILDYEDRLFLVGGVEVLECIAGVGIWELDLPKKEWRSICFMPDEFFRVFRHGRLTQFRLTVARRGIVCFFNNLYTTVLMFDWPARRWWWPLMLPHAWGRRFWFGHAIEPRIDPLKGSDGRRTEDKGICEEKYVAH encoded by the exons ATGGAGCAATCTTCCAAATCCGATGCATACCCAATGGAAATGGAGCAATCTTCCAAATCGGATCAAGACCCGGCCCCCTTCTTCCCGTGGGACCTCCTCCCTCTCGACATCCAAGAATCCATCCTCTCCCACCTTCCCGTTTCCACCCTCGCCCGCTGCCAGTACGTCTCCCGTTCCTGGCGCTCCAGCATCCGCTCACCCACCTTCCTCTCCTCCCTCCGCCGCCACCCCGACGACCTCTACCTCCTCCCATTCGCCGACCACGACTCCCCCGCGGCCTACCAGCCCTCCCGCGACCGCTGGTTCAGAGTCGGTCTCCCcccctccttcttcttccccctcGCCTCCGACGGCGGCCTCCTCGTGGCCTTGGACGACCACAGACGCCTCGCCGTCTACAACCTCTTCTCCGGCGCCACCCTCGTCCTCCTTCCCGCAATGGAGAGCGTCGACTATCCCTACGTCCTCGCTCTTATCGATGAATTCCGCTCGGCCCATAACAAGATCGTCGCCGTCAGCTCCAGCGATCCCATCTACTCCCAGGTCTTCGACTCCCGTTCCGGCCGGTGGGAGCTCAAGGGCCAGTTTCCTGGCAAATTTTCCTATCTCGGCAACGCCGTGTTCTTGGACGGCCTACTGTTCGTCCTCAGCCATGAGCCCGATCATCTATTGACCTTCGATCCGATCGGCGGCGATTGGAACCTCGTAGACGTGGCGATGCCGCGGGTTGTTTGTTCTCATATCTTGGATTATGAAGACAGATTGTTCTTGGTTGGGGGCGTGGAGGTGTTGGAATGCATTGCTGGGGTTGGGATTTGGGAGCTTGATTTGCCAAAGAAAGAATGGAGGTCGATCTGCTTCATGCCTGATGAATTTTTCAGAGTATTTCGACATGGTAGGCTCACTCAGTTTCGT CTCACGGTAGCACGGAGGGGGATTGTTTGTTTCTTCAACAATCTGTATACTACTGTGTTGATGTTTGATTGGCCTgcgaggaggtggtggtggccGTTGATGCTGCCGCATGCTTGGGGGAGAAGGTTTTGGTTTGGGCATGCGATAGAGCCTCGTATCGATCCGTTGAAAGGGTCCGATGGAAGGCGTACAGAAGATAAGG